The DNA region TGACCCGGATACCGTGCCAGGGGTGGAAACCGGGTTCCAATGACGGTTTCACCTGGCAGTAGGTATGCACTTTGGGGCACTGTATCGATGGGGAAACCCTTCCGCCCCTGTCCCTATATGCTCCAGGAGACCATACGATGGCCTGTATCCACAGGCATACCACATGAAGAAGGCCGGGAAGCGTTTTCACACAAATGAGGAGAGGCAGAGCGGGTTTGCTGCCGATAGAGATCATAACGCTGCGCTGAAGAGTCATCGCGCGGAGATTTGGAAAAACAGCCCTCTGAACCCCTTTGAACCTCTGGAGAGAATACCTCTGCCATCAGATCGCCCTCGTGCAGGTGCTCTCCGGGAAACAGGAGACCCTGCCTCAAGAGGCGCGGGGTAGTTAGATGTAGTAGAAAACCCCAATCAGAATCAGAAGGGAGAAGAGCCAGATGAAACTTAACGTAAAACTGCTGGACATCGCAAGCCGCGGGGTTCTCCTCAACAGCACCGACGCACGGACGCTGCGCGTCCGTGACGGCGACCGCGTCCTGCTCATCGATGAGGTGACAGGGAGGACCGCCCAGGCCTATGTCGACACCACCGACTCGATCATCGAACCCGGGGTCGTTGGTGTATACAAACCGGTGAATGCCACCCTCGCCGCCGGAGATGGCGCAACCGTCGAGGTGAGGAGCGCCGACCGCCCCCGCTCCCTCGTCCACATCAAGAAGAAGATGGATGGCGGCCGATTCACCAAGGACGAGACGGTGGAGGTCATCAAGGACGTCGTCGATGACACCCTCTCGGCCGGCGAGATCAGCGCCTACGTCACCGCGTCCTACATCCACGGCCTGGACCTGGACGAGATAGAATACCTGACCAGGGCAATGGTCGATACCGGGGAGCGCCTCCGCTTCACAAGGCACCCCATCGTTGACAAACACTCCATCGGCGGTGTGCCGGGGAACAAGATCTCCCTTTTGATCGTGCCGATCATCGCTGCAAGCGGTCTTTTAATACCGAAGACCAGCTCCCGCGCCATCACCGGCGCCGGCGGGACGGCAGACCTCATGGAGGTTCTTGCACCTGTCGATTTCCCGGCATCCGAGGTGCAGCGGATGACCGAGAAGGCCGGCGGCGTCATAGTCTGGGGCGGTGCCACGAACATAGCCCCCGCCGATGACAAGATCATCGCCCACGAGTACCCCCTCCGGATCGATGCCCGGGGACAGATGATCGCAAGCGTCATGGCCAAGAAGACCGCCGTTGACGCCGACCTTGTGATCATAGACATCCCTGTCGGCCGGAATACAAAGGTCGAGGACGTCCAGGATGGCCGGAAACTCGCCCGCGAGTTCATCGACATCGGCGAACGGCTCGGAATGCGGGTCGAGTGCGCTTTAAGTTACGGCGAATCGCCCGTCGGCCACACCATAGGCCCGAACCTGGAGGTGCGCGAGGCGCTCACCGTCCTGGAGGGTGCAACCGAACCGAACTCCCTGATCCAGAAGAGCATCTCCCTGGCCGGAATGGCGCTCGAGATGGCCGGGAAAGCCGCACCCGGCCAGGGTGCTGAGGTCGCCGCGGATGTCCTCCGCAGCGGCAAGGCGCTTGATAAGATGCGGCAGATCATAGAGATCCAGGGCGGAGACCCGAACGTGAAGGCCGAAGACCTCCAGCCCGGGGAGTACAAATTCGATGTGAGGGCGCCGCAGGACGGCTATGTGATCGAGCTGAACAACAGATCGCTTGTCACGCTCGCCCGGTTCGCGGGTTCGCCTTACGATCACGGCGCGGGGCTATACATACACGCAAAGAAGGGGAAACGGGTCAAAAAGGGTGACCCCATATTCACCATCTATGCCGAACGGGAATGGCGGCTTTCACGCGCGATCGAGGTCGGCCGGGCGCTTATGCCGGTGGTTGTGGAGGGCATGGTGATCGAGCGCATTCCACAGGATCGCTGGGTGTGAACCGATGCCCTCAAGTTTTACCCCTCCTTACATCTCATCATGAAGAAAAATCATCTCATCTTGATCCTTCTCGTCTCCTGCGCCCTCCTCTGCGGCACGGCGCAGGCGGTCACCCTGCGGATCAACGTGGCCGATGATAACACGGGCGAGGCAATCGCCGACGCCTCCATCTACATCGACGGCAACTATATCGGGAAGACCGCCTCGGACGGAACATACTCCTACGTCCATTCGAGTAAAACTGACCTTTACCTTAAGGTTGTAAAGAAAGGCTACCGGAACTGGGTGGACTACGTCGACTACGACGCGACACGCGTGTATGTCGATATGATCCGCGAGGATGTGACGCTCACCATCGAACTCTACGATGCAACCACTCTTGAACCGATCGTCGGTGCTGTGGTGCGGGTCGAGTCCGAGGATTACTCCGATTCTGAGGTCAGCGGCCGCAGCGGGAGCGTTAACTTCGCGGTGAAGGCCGGGGAGGTCTACAACGTCGAGGTCCGCGCGTCGGGTTACGCCGACCTCTCAAAGACCGTGGATATGGAGAGCAGCGACCGGACCGTCCAGTACCTGCTCTTCCCAAGCGACATCCTGGGTATCCGGGTAGTGGATGCCGGGACCTCCGCCCCCATTGAGGGTGCGGAGGTGTATATAGACAACACGCTTGCCGGAAAGACCGACGCTGACGGCGGGCTGCAACTCCACCTGGAGCGCGCGAAGCGGTATACTTTCAGGATTACGGCTACGGACTACCAGCCTTACCAGGAGACCATCTACCTGGACGAGGATGATGTCTTCCTGGGTGCCAAACTCTCGAAGTCAGCCTACTCCGTCTCGATAGCGGTCTTTGATGAGGCAACAAAACCGGTCGAGGGGGCTGAGGTCTACCTCAACGGGACGCTGAAAGGAAGGACCAGCCAGTACGGCAGGTTCACGCTCCCCAAACTCCCCGCAGGCACATACGAGATCATGGTGCGGGCGTCAGGCTACGCCGACTGGAGCGAGACGCGCCGGATCGCCGGGGAAGGAGAGGAGATCGTGGTCGAACTCGGCTACGACAGAGCGGACGTGACCTTCAGCGTGAAGGATGCTGACGGGAACGCGCTGGCCGGGGTGACGATCGTCATCGACGGCCAGGCCGCCGGGGTGACCGACAGCCAGGGTCTCCTCACGAGATCGCTTGTCACAAACAGGGTGTATAACGTCACCGCTGCTCATGACGGCTACCGGAACATCTCGGTCGAGGCAGATATCCCGCCTGGAACAACCGAGTTCTCCGTTCCGCTTGTCATGGAGCGGGAGTTCAATATCTGGGTGCCCCTGGTCGGGATCGGGATTGTTATCGTCCTCCTGATCGCGGTGGTGGTGGTTCTGCGGAGGAGGACCTCCAACCAGCGCAAGGGAAGATCACGCGGCGGCCGCGACAGTCTCTAGACCTTCCAGTCTTTTTTTTACCGGCCAGGGTTTTGCGGGCTCATCGCCCGGGGTTTGATCACCGCAGGACTCTGATGACCGGTGTCTGTTTTTCACCCAAATTGGCAACC from Methanoculleus receptaculi includes:
- a CDS encoding AMP phosphorylase, encoding MKLNVKLLDIASRGVLLNSTDARTLRVRDGDRVLLIDEVTGRTAQAYVDTTDSIIEPGVVGVYKPVNATLAAGDGATVEVRSADRPRSLVHIKKKMDGGRFTKDETVEVIKDVVDDTLSAGEISAYVTASYIHGLDLDEIEYLTRAMVDTGERLRFTRHPIVDKHSIGGVPGNKISLLIVPIIAASGLLIPKTSSRAITGAGGTADLMEVLAPVDFPASEVQRMTEKAGGVIVWGGATNIAPADDKIIAHEYPLRIDARGQMIASVMAKKTAVDADLVIIDIPVGRNTKVEDVQDGRKLAREFIDIGERLGMRVECALSYGESPVGHTIGPNLEVREALTVLEGATEPNSLIQKSISLAGMALEMAGKAAPGQGAEVAADVLRSGKALDKMRQIIEIQGGDPNVKAEDLQPGEYKFDVRAPQDGYVIELNNRSLVTLARFAGSPYDHGAGLYIHAKKGKRVKKGDPIFTIYAEREWRLSRAIEVGRALMPVVVEGMVIERIPQDRWV
- a CDS encoding carboxypeptidase regulatory-like domain-containing protein, yielding MKKNHLILILLVSCALLCGTAQAVTLRINVADDNTGEAIADASIYIDGNYIGKTASDGTYSYVHSSKTDLYLKVVKKGYRNWVDYVDYDATRVYVDMIREDVTLTIELYDATTLEPIVGAVVRVESEDYSDSEVSGRSGSVNFAVKAGEVYNVEVRASGYADLSKTVDMESSDRTVQYLLFPSDILGIRVVDAGTSAPIEGAEVYIDNTLAGKTDADGGLQLHLERAKRYTFRITATDYQPYQETIYLDEDDVFLGAKLSKSAYSVSIAVFDEATKPVEGAEVYLNGTLKGRTSQYGRFTLPKLPAGTYEIMVRASGYADWSETRRIAGEGEEIVVELGYDRADVTFSVKDADGNALAGVTIVIDGQAAGVTDSQGLLTRSLVTNRVYNVTAAHDGYRNISVEADIPPGTTEFSVPLVMEREFNIWVPLVGIGIVIVLLIAVVVVLRRRTSNQRKGRSRGGRDSL